A region of the Vanrija pseudolonga chromosome 2, complete sequence genome:
AGAGCTTGCGCAAGaacgccgtcgtcctcgacgacgggcaggAGCTGatcgtcgacgtcgttgcCCTCGCTATCGGCTACGACTCGGAGGGAatcgacctcgacattgCCGGCACGACCGACAAGACGACAAACTACACATCCAAGGCGCAGCTGAAGCAGTACCTCGGCGTGAGTCGGACGCTGAAATGCCGCACAGAGCTAACACCACCCAGACGACCATGCCCGGGCTGCCCAACTACTTCATCCTGCTGGGCAACAACATGGGCCTCAACCACATGTCCATCACGGCGGTCCTCGAGATTCAGGCCGAGTACGTTGGCAAGATCATCCAAGGCATGCGCGACTACCAGCTGCCGCAGATTGagcccaagctcgaggctgCGCTCAAGTGGGACGGCTGGATGGAGAAGCGCTTGGAGAGGACGACATGGCAGCGGGTTAGCAACTACTGGCGCGCGGGTCGCACCGGTCGCATCTACGTAAGTGCTAACGAAGTGGTCTGCGCTGACACCTCCAGACCCACTACCCCGGCTCCGTCCTCAGCCTGTGGTGGTTCTTCCGCTGGCCGGTCTGGAAGGACTtcaagggcgccgagcccattgtccgccgccagcgcctcaAGCGCgtgctcttcctcctcgcgctcgtggtgGCCGGTTACTTCGGCCGGGGCCGGAACGGTCTGGGCCTCCGCCTTGTCCAGGACGCcgtcaagggcggcgagagTGCCGTCCAGgccggcaaggcggcggtgcAGGTGCTCAAGAGCAAGGTGACCGAGCTCATCGGGCACTAGGTCAAGATTCAGGTCAGAAGTCTGCGTGGAAATAGTATGCATTGGGTACATGGACAGCTTGTCGCTCCGTCTACTCCTTTGGCCATGGCACCGGCTTCGCATTGTGCGTGGCGATAAAGTCCTTGACCGTCTTGGGCACGGGCACCTTGTTGTCTGGGCTGTCGATGGGGTCGAGGAGCGTGAGCTTGGCTAAGAAAGTCAGCATTGGCGAGGGTGACCCCTATTTGTCCCAACGCACTCGGGATGACACCAGCCCAGAGCTTGGAggtgacctcgtcgtcgtctagatcgcgcttctcctcgccggcgcaccCGCTGCTGATCTTGGCGCTCGCGGAGAGCACCTTGATTTTGAGAAACCCGGTGGTCGTcatctcggccttggacgGCTGGCGGCACTCGTCCCACCGGCCAACACAGACGCCCTCCACGATCTGTCGCGCGGCCTCCATCTTGGCGGCTTGCGCGTCGGGTGTCGTCTCGTCCCAGTCGAGTACTTCGCCGTGGAGCACGGCGCAGCTGGGAAACAGGTCAGCAAGGACAGTAGAGCGGCCAACTTACCGATAGTTCATGTTGCTCGCGTACGCGCTCCATGCCAACGCCAGCCCGTCCAGCAGCGTCGCGGTGATGCACacgcgcgactcgggcggCAGCATCTTGACGAGCCGCGCCTTGTGGTAGCCGTGGATGTAGACGTAGAGGCCGTCCTGGGCTTCTTCGATCGCACTGACCATCGGGATGCACTGCGGCATCCCGTCCAGGTCAACAAACGACACGTTGACAAAGTGCGACTCTTGGATgactggggtcagcgcgaACGACCAGAGGCAACTCACTGGCCTTGATGGTCGCGACGTCGTACTGAGCATTCTCACCGTATCGGCCGACCGTGTTCTCTGTTGGTCAGCAGAGGCAGAGTGGGGCACTCACCATGGGTCTGCGGGTACTCTGTGGTTGCGGTCATGTTGTCTACGAGTGGTACACGGGGCTGGAGAATCGATAGGCAGAGAGAACCCACGTATCGCAGCCGCTCTATATCACCCGTCGACGGAGGGGACagcccttgccgccgggtACAGGCGATGGCGATAGGCTATGGCGGCTCTTGGCCCATCTACTTCAACCTGGTGCGGGGCAACTGCCTGAAAGACAAGCAGAAGGGAGGCagggtggggggaggggggggagCTCGACGCTCACCGACGCATTGTTGTTGCCTCGTGATCAGGCTGAACGAGTTGACGATAGCCGATATCCGCCTGATTCCGACGACATGACTCTCCCTGCGTTGCTATCAAAGACCGcgctgcatgcatgctgcaGTTTGCTGCCTGCTCATGCAGTCCGACGTGCTCTGTCAACTGCCCCGAATGCATCGCTAGAACACccgcacgccggcggcccgCCATCCGATCCCTCAaccccgcctccaccacctcaGAACGCGGGGTTACGTCCATCTTGCCAGCCATCATGCGCGGGGTtctcgacgtgcgcgcgcatGAGAATGCCAGGCCAGGTAGCCTTGGGGTGCTTCTCGCTGCTCGGCCAGATGAGGTTGTCAATCTCGACGTTGAGGCAGGGGTTGCCCTGTGCGacgaccgcgtcggcgagcacgcgctcgacctcgagccggggcaggtcggcctcgatgaTCTCGGCATACGACGCGGCATCCACGCCGGGGACGAGCTCATTGCGCTGCGCGGGTGGTGTAAAGTCGGCCTTGACACCCAGCCGGACGAGCCGGGACAGGGGGTCGATGCGCTCGgccacgcccgcgctcgTGTGGATCGCAATCGCCGTCCAAACATtgtgcgcgtcggcctcgtcgatcCCCTGCTCTAGGCAGATCTTCTTGGCAGCATCGgcaccctcgacctcgaaACGCTGAGGTCCGTCATGCTCGGCCGCGGTGCCGACGTCGTGCGAAATCGAAGCGATGAAGAGCAGCGcttcggcgcgcgccgtgttATCGGCCCACCAGGTCGGCCACTCCTTGAGGCTGAGGGACGCGTGTGTACCGTAGTGCAGCGCGTGTAGGTAGACGCGCAGAGAGTGGTTGAAGATTGCGGTCGGGAGGATCGAGTGCGCGTGCTCCAGGGCTGCGGTCGATGCTGGGTCTTTGGGCAGCTTGGCCTCGAtggagggggggagggagagggcggacatggtggagggggagggggagggggagggggagggggagggagggaggcagTTGGAGGTAGAGGAGGTGCTCTTGTCTCTCCGGCGTCCGGCGTGAGTAGAGCGTGAACACTGGACGTTTTACTTGGGAGTGACCTGTGCGAGTTGGatcgagtcgtcgtcgcgagtCGGAGTGCGCGCGCCAAGAACGACGACATTGCGACATCAAAAGTACGCGCGCGGCACTTGGCttggcccacccacccagggACTAAGTAAAAGTCTGGAATCGGCGACTCCGGTGGCGCGGATGTCCCTCCGCATTCCACACACCTCGTGCAGCGAGCAGTTTGCGACAACGCATCTTTCACGCTGCAGCACAATCATGCGACGCGGGACGCCAGCTtcgcagcagcaacggcgatcactcgccgcgcgctcgtagAGACGACTCGCGACGCGCCCGCAACCACCCAGCTGGACGATAcccggcagcgcggcgacaccCCCCTCGATGAGCCATTATGTTTCCCCTCGCTGCGCCATTTAGGCATCCCGAGTGTACCCTCACCGTCGCAGAGCTAATCAACAGCTTGGGGCCACCGGTCATGTTCCTAATGCGCTTCTAGCCGCCTGAGGCATTATCTCGGCTCTACTCTaggacgcgacgcgctgcggggactcgccgcgccgcggctgcccccgccctcTCGCTGACTGATATCCGCCGCGTGGCATCAGGGcactcggcgtccttggcccCTTGCGAGGTCGATCATCGCCGTGTTGCCTGGACTCCGGTCTGCGCTCCtgcatgtgtgtgtgtgtgcgagTGCAGACTTCCACTCGCCGAGCCTCCACCACACTCACCGCTCGCACCCACTTGCCCGCGGGTCGCGATATCGAGTACCGATACCACTTTGCGCGTTCGCTGCCTTGGCATGGCACGACCATCCTGCCGGGACAGACGCGTCACCAGTGCCGAGAGGTGCCGGGGTGGCACCGAGGGACAACGCATGTAGTGACTACGTGAGAGCGCaagcacgcacgccgccaaATGACATAAAGAATGGTGTCTGGCAGCACGTGAATGGGAGCCACGGCAAGGACACTCACCCAGCCCCTCGCCCTGCCACAATGCCACCTGCCGACACAACACCCTCCGCGACCGACCTCACACTGGCAGCTTCGGTCATCGACCTGGGCGACCAGCTCACCCCAGCGCGCAAGTCTGCCGAAGCCGTGCCCAAGAGCGAGGTCGATAGCGAtgtcgcctcgccctccgagTCCAACGCCCTCGCGTCCCTCGGACGTGCACGCAAAAACTGCCTCATGGTCGTCTTCTGTCTGGCCATGTTCATCGACTCGGCGGGCCTGTCCGCCATGTTCCTCATGACCGCGCCCGTGGCTGACGACCTGggcatcgcgctcgccaaccaGCCGTGGGTAATCGGGTCGTACGTGGTCGCGTTTGCCTCGACGCTGCTGTTCGCCGGGCGGCTCGCGGACCTGTTCCCCCCGAACATAGTGTACACTGCCGGCTTtttcggcctcggcgtgttCCACCTCGTCATCTCGTTCATGACCGACGCGTACTCGTTCTACGTGCTGCGTGCGCTCAGCGGCctgctcgcgtcgctcaCCGTGCCGTCGGCCATCAACATGATCGTGCAGATGTACCCCGACCCCCGGGAGCAgggcgccaagctcggcatCTTCGGCACGGCGGGCCCGCTGGCCAACACAGTcgcgctcatcctcgcgGGCGGGTTCGTCATGGCATCCTGGCGTTGGTACTTTCGCTTCATCGCCATTCTCGTCATTCCCTTCTCGGTCGGCGCGTGGTTCCTCATGCCGCGCACCAGGGCCgtggccgaggacgttggTGGCGGAGAAAAGTGGCGGCGCATGGACCTCGGAGGGGTGAGCATCATGATCGCCATGCTCGTGTGCTTTATTTTGGCCATGACACAAGGGCCGCTGGACGGGTGGCACAAGCCAGTGTTCATCGCACCCATTGTCGTCTCGgccatcctcctccccgtcTTCATTTTCTGGGAGCAGCGCATGCCCCGTGGCTACAGCCTGCTGCCGCACGACATCTGGCGCTTCCCCAACATCTTCCCCCTCATCATCCAGGCGACAGTGCCCatcctcttcttctcggtCTACCAGCTCCGCATGGCGTCCTACTTTCAAGACACGCTGCACGAGTCGGCCATCATATCCGCCCTCAAACTCTTCCCCATGGGCGTAACGGCTTTTCTTGGCGGTGTCATCATTCAGTTTGTGCCAATCCTCACTACCAAACCGCGCATTGTCCAGCCCATCGCGACCCTCTTCGTCTTCACTGGCGTCATAGTGCTCGCCTTCTCCAACGGCCAACACTACTGGCGCTGGATCTTCCCCTCGGAGCTCGTCGGTACCAGCGGCTGCATCGTCATCTTTATCGGCATGAACACGGCGCTCATCCAGGCGTTTCCACTCGAGTTTGCCGGGGTTGGGGGCTCGTTTGCCAACGTCATCTTCCAGCTGGGTGGCATTGTCGGCATCGCGGTGCAAACTGCCCTTGTCGCTGGTGATGGCCATGTCGCCGACTGGAAGGGGACGCAGAACAGCTACTTCTTCTCTGCCGGGTGGATCCTTGCCGCGGGTATCACCTTCGTTCTGTGGTACAGGCAGTCCAAGATGCCGGGGTATGTCGGCACGGACGCTGCCTAAGCTAACCTTCCGAGCATAGATTACTGTATGCACAATGATAAATGATAGTTCTTCATAGCCGACACCGTACAATCTTCCACTAGAACGTCCACAACTCTatcccctctccccctctcGCCTAAGCCGAAGACTTGCTCATCGTCTTGACAACAATGTCTTCCTCCTTGGTGTCCCTCGTGTGGTGGCCCTCGGGAAGCGCCGCATGGTGAAGCTCTCCCTCGGTCAGGTCCTCGACGTGGACACCATTCTCCTCCGGCTCCTCGGTCTTgaggatgacgatgagggcgaggggcAGCGACACGATGATCATGACCCACGACACGATGAGCTCGGTGAGGTAAGGGGTGCTGACGGCATCCATGCCGAACGAGACAGCGGCGCCTGCCGACTGAACGCCCTTGTAGAAGCCGGTGAGGCGTGCGAGCATGAAAGGGTCGTCGGTGAGGAAGGACATGATGTTGTAGGCCAAGCCCTGGAACATGGCGTCGCAGATGTAGTAGGATGCCATGAGCACCAGCACCTGGGGAGCCTTGCCCTCTCCCCAGTCCCATGCGAGGTACTCGTGCGAGTTCTTGGTGCGCTTGAACTGCACTTGCCAGGCCACACCGCCAGCCCagaccgcgagctcgagaacaAGGACGATGGCCCAGCAGGTAATGAGACGGCGCTTACGGCCTCCggggagcttgtcgaggaggaaACCGATAatgttggcgccgacgacctggccgaTGTTGGTGACAAACGAGTTGAGGGCGCGGGTGCGAGCGTTGAACTGGTAGGTGACGATCGAGCTCTGGTACGCGTAGAAGAAGTTGGAGGTGAAGAACATGGGGaagagaaggaggaggcgccaGTCCTTCATGAACGACCACCAGGCCTTCATCTCAACCAAGGGCGACACTTCGGTCTGAGTCTCGACCAGGGTACCGTCACCGCGAACAACGTAGTTGGCAGGGAGGATGAACCATGCGATGAAGAGAGACAGGACCATGATGATGACGAAGACGAGGTAGACAGTGGTCGAGACTGTCGGGAGGTTGGCGTGTACCTGGATGCCGAGGGCAATGGCCGCACCAGTGACTGCGCGCTGAATGAGCTATGTCCCTCCTCGTTCTTCAAGGCCGTGTCCACTTACCAGCACCGAGCGAGAAGATGCTCCAGAACAGGGAAAAGGCGCGGCCCTTGTCCTTCTGCTCGGGGTACGACATCATGATGGCACCTTGAGCCGACCACAAAAGTGCAGCGCCTGCCTGTCAGCCTCCTTCCACTGTTTCACTCTGTCAACTCACAGAAACCAAGGATGGCGCCAGAGACATAGACGAAGGGCTTCATGCGATCACCGTGCACGTTGAACGCCCACAGCGATCCATTGTAGATCGAGTAGCCCATGGTTCCAATGCAAAGTGTAAGTCGCACACCGAGGATGTTCGAGATCGAACCGGCAATCAAACCTGGGGAGTTAGCGACTGCGAGTTGGTCCCAACCTACCAGTGAGGGCGAAGAAGGCGTAGAGAATGCTGCTAGAGATATCGGCCATGATAATGTCCTGtgtgccgcccgcgccgaggccaccaaTGCCGGAACTCATGCCGACTGACGCGAAACACACCATGCCGAGGACAAAGACCTGCGTCCATGGCGAGTTGTCTagtggtgtgagtgggcttCAAAAGATCTCGCACTGTCGTGCCAACCGTCCACTTACAGCGAATGCCGCAGATCTTGACCTGCGagaggcgctcgccgagtcgtGAAGCGAAACCCATTGTGTTGTGATGTTCAAGTTGGGAGCGATAAGGACAACTGGAGATCAGCTTGGTCGTTTAAGAGCTCGTCCGACATGGTGGAGGTTTCTTTGTTGACGACTGTGGACTCGAGGTCGGAAAACACGGCGGATTCGGCAGAGTGGGGGCGATCGGTCTCCGTTAGATAGTCGATGGAGCACCGCACATGAGCAGCTGGGGGGGACGATACGTGGGGTAGCAGCCATGATGTGAGGGGGGCCAAGGTGGGGTAGTTCCAGTTCTTTTCCCAGTCCCAGTCCCTCGGTACGAGTGACGAGTTCCGCAGCCCTCGTGCCCAGGGTAGGGTGCCTGTGGCGAGGTCCGCCACCAAACACCTGCTGCTCCatcgcgctccagctcgcctCGCTTTCTCGCCTCGCTTATGGATCTCCCGACCAGCTGACTTCTTTTTTTGCTGAGCGGCAGGCTCGCCGATGCCGCTAGACGCGCGCGATCCAGAACCAACATGTGGGCGGAACGCGCTAGCCACAGGGTGGATGCCGAGATTGCGAGGGACGGGTACGTACCTGTGGTAGGCACATACCCAGCACAAGAGGATGTGGAGCAACCACAGCCGAGGCTGTCGTTCCCACCCGCCGTCCCTGCTCCGAGCTTCCTCGGATTACCACTTTTCCCGTCGGTGGTCGCGCCGAAAGCGCCATGCTGCGGACGACGCCTGACGTCAGGCTCGTGACGGCGGCAGGAAGCCACGGGATCGGCGTTTAACTGGCCTGGCTGGTGCTTGGCAGTGGACGCCTGGGTAGCCGGCCGGTCCTGCCCTCGGCCGGCCCCTCACCACCATCCACACTCTATCCGATCGACCGGAGCGGAGTGACAACCGCTCCAGCTCCTCTGCGTCGGTCAAAGCGCCGAGAACACGTGCATACCGCTGTTCACCGTgtgcacgccgcctcggtgtgCTCCCACCACAGCTGATCCGCGAAACGTCTGCCGATCTCTGGCGGAGCGGCAAGGTCACAGCCTATGACGATAAGGTAGACAGCCATGCTGCCTGTAGCGATAAGGTGGGCAAAATGTCTTTTGTCGAGGTGGATCCGTCTGCCAGCTGCGAGGAGAAGTTTTGGGGTAGAGCTCTAGAGCGTCATCGGCCGGTCCAGTCACATTCCCCAACTAGAGCCTCAGCCAGACACGCTTCGTTTGCACGGCGaacgccgccaccgctgaTCTCAGTAGCTTCATGTCAGAAAACCCTTGTTCTCGGACTTCTTCTTGGCTTGCTTGGCCCCACAGGTTCATTGGCCCGTGTCGTGAGCGTCCACCCGGGGGTTGTAGCCGGAAATCCGGCGCCGGCATGCCCTATGTTATCCAACACCGTGTGGTGCTCGGACCCTGGGCCTACTGAGCCACGCCGCTCGCTTGGGGGTAGAGCCGATGCCTCAGATCAAGCGTTGAAAAGTAGTCTCGATTAGGTGGGGTATAGACCcaggcagcgccggcgtccgaaccgtcgccgagcaggctgCGCCCCCACTCGGCTCTTCGCCCCCCACTCAAGGTGTCGCCGACTCCATCCCGCCGACCTCCACTGGAAAGCTCGTAGTGGTGATAAGGGATAAGAATGAACACGGGGTCAACGGCGTTCCTTCCGAGTGGACTACACTTGGCAGCACTGCGGACGGGAGTgaacgacgacggtggccCGTTAGCTACATACGGCGACGGTGGCACAATTGCGACACAtggagcgcgccgcgacctcaACTGCTCAGCTGGCCGCTCTTTCACAACCCACATTCACTGACCAGCTAAACACGAGGACGGAAAACAATCGAAAGCGCACAACGGGCTGAGGTGTGACGGCTGAGGGAGATCGACATTGCTGGACCAGGGGGCGGTAGCAAATCTCCCGCCACGGCCGATCACGCTGGTGCAAAAACGGCTCTTTGGCTATCGCCGTCATTTTCAAAGCAGTGGGAGCTCAAGCCGAGGGTGCAGGAGAAACGATTACTCACTTTTGAAGGGGTCGGTGAGTGGGTTCATAagcgttggtggtggtgtgacTTGACTTACCACTCTATggttgccggcggcgacaaaCAATGATCGTGCCAAGGGCGACCCCGTTAACCACACGCGCCTGCTCGCACGCACAGATTAGAAATGTCTTCATCTTCTAATTAGGACAAATCGAGCTGCATTAGCACCCCGCTGTCCACACCTGCTGCATAGCAGCCGGTATCCACTCAGGCCACAAGGCCGCGATTCCaacacgccgctcgcccggGCTCGAGTTTGTCTCACTTTCTCACGCCGTTAAACCAGTGCTCTCGCCTGCAGATGCAATGATTGTATTGCACAGTAGCACTTGGTCACCTTTGACACACTCACTGACGCAGCAAACTGCGAGAGGCAAGGGCGAGTCCCAACGGCGCGGAGGATACCGAGCAttccgcgccgctcgtcatTTTGCCCATGGCTTGCCCGTCGCTTCCCACCAGGGGTCCCACCGCCCTCCTTTGAGCCACGTCAAAAgtgccagcggcggcaaggcgcggCCGTACAAAAGTTGACTGACGGgggggtcgaggtggtgaCAAATCCCCCTATCACGGCGAGTAGTTGGCCATTTCCCCGCAATTGCACCGCAGTAGGTGGCCGAGCCAATGCATGCCTGGTCCAATTGCCGGTACACTATTGATGCACGCCTTCTAAGCCCTCTGCGACTGGGTAGACTGCCCAGCATCGCTtgcacgacggcgccgaggcgagagTGTGCTCAGTGTGCGCACGCATCGCGAGATCACCCCCCGCTCCCCTTTGTCCCCACTCCCCTCGCCATCcaggtgtgtgtgtgtcgcgcATAGCTGTCGCACCTTCTGTCCAGTCACTGCTTCTGTCTTGACTCTTCTTGttcacccaccccaccacccaccaccaccaccaccaccaccaccatggaAGTCCTCTGCCGCCTCCCTGGGATGATAACCTACCAGTTCTCGGCACGCACCCGTCGCTTCCCAGCCACCCGGGACGCCGTGTACGAGCATGGCGCAGCGATCGTTGACCGCTTCGAGACGCGTGAGTGCCGGCTCGGAGAATTGAGCTGACGCCTCCCAGACGGCATGAACGTGGAGTGGCATTACAACCCCGCGACGTTCATGCACGCTGTCCGTCTCACCGTCTCGACCGACCAGACGACTCAGTGGTGCCGCTGGATGGAGAGCGTGTTGATCAAGCTCATCAGCCAACCGTGAGTGGTGGCCTCGGTGCTGAGCGAGTCCCAAAGCACGGCTGACACTCCAGGTACTCTGAAACCCCCGAACCTGTCTTgatcgtcgaggaggacgagaacgaggacgacgacggcggctggGGAAGCAACAAGCTGTGGAGCCTGCAGAAGTGCCATTGGACCACGTCGTGGGAGTGGGCCAATGACGTGGATGCCAACCGCCAGtacgacgactacgacggctacaacgacggcgcc
Encoded here:
- the YOR378W_2 gene encoding Drug resistance protein, yielding MPPADTTPSATDLTLAASVIDLGDQLTPARKSAEAVPKSEVDSDVASPSESNALASLGRARKNCLMVVFCLAMFIDSAGLSAMFLMTAPVADDLGIALANQPWVIGSYVVAFASTLLFAGRLADLFPPNIVYTAGFFGLGVFHLVISFMTDAYSFYVLRALSGLLASLTVPSAINMIVQMYPDPREQGAKLGIFGTAGPLANTVALILAGGFVMASWRWYFRFIAILVIPFSVGAWFLMPRTRAVAEDVGGGEKWRRMDLGGVSIMIAMLVCFILAMTQGPLDGWHKPVFIAPIVVSAILLPVFIFWEQRMPRGYSLLPHDIWRFPNIFPLIIQATVPILFFSVYQLRMASYFQDTLHESAIISALKLFPMGVTAFLGGVIIQFVPILTTKPRIVQPIATLFVFTGVIVLAFSNGQHYWRWIFPSELVGTSGCIVIFIGMNTALIQAFPLEFAGVGGSFANVIFQLGGIVGIAVQTALVAGDGHVADWKGTQNSYFFSAGWILAAGITFVLWYRQSKMPGYVGTDAA